A genomic segment from Rubrobacter tropicus encodes:
- the disA gene encoding DNA integrity scanning diadenylate cyclase DisA, with product MPDELVGALRLVAPGTDLREAIENVIRAHNGALIVVSRPEKLENLGIISGGMKLGLDFAPMRLYELAKMDGAIVLSPNVSVIHYANVQLSPDPTLESHETGMRHLAGHRTAQQSGDLVIVVSERRRVVSLYQGDFGPLVLEDIGVVLSKANSAIATLEKFTRRLREEARALTVHEYDGAVTLREVVGAIGNFEYSVRIAEEVEAYVRELGSEGRLVEMQLEQAFHDVPEQYDALIRDYAAEGVDCGEVRTRLRNFSPEQLSEAEEITRALGYDSVGRTEDFFLKPRGYRQLERVPRLPRRVAESLIREFGSLKDLLEASEAELDEVEGVGQARARAIQRGLERQRSLETSGEVM from the coding sequence ATGCCGGACGAACTGGTCGGCGCGCTCAGGCTCGTGGCCCCCGGAACGGACCTCAGGGAGGCCATAGAGAACGTGATCCGGGCTCACAACGGCGCGCTCATCGTCGTCTCCAGGCCCGAGAAGCTCGAAAACCTCGGCATCATCTCGGGCGGGATGAAGCTCGGGCTGGACTTCGCGCCGATGCGGCTCTACGAGCTCGCGAAGATGGACGGGGCCATAGTCCTCTCGCCGAACGTCTCGGTGATCCACTACGCCAACGTCCAGCTCAGCCCGGACCCGACCCTGGAGTCTCACGAGACCGGGATGCGCCACCTCGCGGGCCACCGAACGGCCCAGCAGAGCGGGGACCTCGTCATAGTCGTCTCCGAGCGGCGGCGCGTCGTGAGCCTGTACCAGGGCGACTTCGGGCCGCTCGTCCTGGAAGACATCGGCGTCGTGCTCTCCAAGGCGAACTCCGCGATAGCGACCCTGGAGAAGTTCACGAGGAGGCTGCGCGAGGAGGCCCGCGCCCTGACCGTCCACGAGTACGACGGCGCCGTCACGTTGCGGGAAGTCGTCGGGGCGATCGGCAACTTCGAGTATTCCGTGCGGATAGCCGAGGAGGTCGAGGCCTACGTGCGGGAGCTCGGGAGCGAGGGGCGTCTGGTCGAGATGCAGCTGGAGCAGGCCTTCCACGACGTGCCGGAGCAGTACGATGCCCTGATCCGGGACTACGCCGCCGAAGGCGTGGATTGCGGGGAGGTCCGAACGCGGTTGAGGAACTTCTCCCCCGAGCAGCTCTCGGAGGCCGAGGAGATCACGCGCGCCCTCGGCTACGATTCGGTCGGCCGGACGGAGGACTTCTTCCTGAAACCCCGGGGCTACCGCCAGCTGGAGAGGGTGCCGCGTCTGCCGCGGCGGGTGGCCGAGAGCCTGATCCGGGAGTTCGGCTCCCTGAAGGACCTTCTGGAAGCGAGCGAGGCGGAGCTCGACGAGGTCGAGGGCGTCGGCCAGGCCCGCGCCCGCGCCATCCAGCGCGGCCTCGAACGCCAGCGGAGTTTGGAGACCTCGGGCGAGGTTATGTGA
- the ispF gene encoding 2-C-methyl-D-erythritol 2,4-cyclodiphosphate synthase produces the protein MRVGLGVDVHAFAAAEDGRKLVLGGVDIPFDRGLLGHSDADVLAHAVTDALLGAAGLEDIGHYFPDTDARWRDADSIGLLREVRRIVGGSWEVANVDAVVMCERPKIRDHRDAMRKNLAGALEVDFSRVSVRGTTTERLGFTGRGEGIAAQAVCLLQER, from the coding sequence ATGCGGGTTGGGCTCGGCGTTGACGTCCACGCGTTCGCGGCGGCGGAGGACGGCAGGAAGCTCGTCCTCGGCGGCGTGGACATCCCGTTCGACCGGGGGCTCCTCGGCCACTCCGACGCGGACGTTCTCGCCCACGCCGTCACCGACGCGCTGCTGGGGGCCGCCGGCCTCGAAGACATCGGCCACTACTTCCCGGACACGGATGCCCGGTGGAGAGACGCTGACTCTATCGGGCTTCTGCGCGAGGTTCGCCGCATCGTCGGCGGCTCGTGGGAGGTCGCCAACGTGGACGCCGTCGTGATGTGCGAGCGGCCCAAGATCCGGGACCACCGCGACGCCATGCGTAAGAACCTCGCCGGCGCCCTGGAAGTAGACTTCTCGCGGGTCAGCGTGCGCGGCACCACGACGGAGCGGCTCGGCTTCACCGGCAGGGGGGAGGGGATCGCCGCCCAGGCCGTCTGCCTCCTGCAGGAGCGTTAG
- the radA gene encoding DNA repair protein RadA has product MATKTLYVCSNCGHQAPKWLGRCPDCGEWSTFVEEAREAKKVVGFAERATRKKTGAAGRTLRLDQVEAAADGGRIGTSVAELDRVLGGGIVPGSMVLVGGEPGVGKSTLLLQVMGHLGEGCLMVSGEESPRQVALSAKRLGVQGAGFSVLSETDVDVIEATILEERPTVVVVDSIQTLYSPELSGAPGGVGQVRECAARLMRLAKSEGIAVVLVGHVTKDGSIAGPRVLEHMVDTVLQFEGDRFQSFRVLRALKNRFGSTNEIGVFEMTGRGMVEVEDPSAFFLSKREEKMPSGVATVCLLEGTRPMLVEIESLVAPSPLANPRRIANGVDTGRVNMLCAVLARRAGLSLADQDVYVNVTGGVRVEEPAADLGVALAIASALRDKPVGKGTACFGEVGLTGDVRFVSGAPRRTGEVLKMGYGRIIRPEGTSDEGFDARTRKDASVIEVSTLEEAVAVALL; this is encoded by the coding sequence ATGGCTACAAAGACGCTTTACGTTTGCTCGAACTGCGGGCACCAGGCTCCGAAGTGGCTCGGGCGCTGTCCCGATTGCGGGGAGTGGAGTACGTTCGTCGAGGAGGCGCGCGAGGCGAAGAAGGTGGTCGGCTTCGCGGAGCGGGCGACGAGGAAGAAGACGGGGGCGGCAGGCAGGACGCTGAGGTTGGATCAGGTCGAGGCAGCCGCCGACGGAGGCCGGATCGGCACGAGCGTCGCGGAACTCGACCGGGTACTCGGCGGCGGCATAGTCCCGGGCTCTATGGTCCTCGTCGGCGGGGAGCCCGGCGTCGGCAAGAGCACGCTGCTGTTGCAGGTGATGGGCCACCTCGGCGAGGGCTGCCTGATGGTCTCCGGCGAGGAGTCGCCGCGGCAGGTGGCGCTCTCCGCGAAGCGGCTCGGGGTGCAGGGCGCGGGTTTCAGCGTGCTCTCGGAGACGGACGTGGACGTCATCGAGGCGACCATACTGGAGGAGCGCCCGACCGTCGTCGTCGTCGATTCGATCCAGACGCTCTACTCGCCCGAACTCTCCGGTGCCCCGGGAGGGGTCGGGCAGGTGCGCGAGTGCGCGGCCAGGCTGATGCGGCTGGCAAAGAGCGAGGGGATAGCCGTGGTCCTGGTGGGCCACGTCACGAAGGACGGGTCCATCGCGGGGCCGCGGGTTTTGGAGCACATGGTCGACACGGTCCTCCAGTTCGAGGGGGACAGGTTCCAGTCTTTCCGGGTTTTGCGGGCCTTGAAGAACCGGTTCGGTTCGACCAACGAGATCGGGGTCTTCGAGATGACGGGCCGGGGGATGGTCGAGGTCGAGGACCCGTCGGCTTTCTTCCTCTCCAAGAGGGAGGAGAAGATGCCCTCGGGGGTGGCGACGGTGTGTTTGCTGGAGGGGACGCGGCCGATGCTGGTCGAGATAGAGAGCCTGGTAGCACCCAGCCCGCTCGCGAACCCGCGCAGGATCGCCAACGGCGTCGATACGGGCCGGGTGAACATGCTCTGCGCGGTGCTGGCGCGGCGCGCCGGCCTCTCGCTGGCCGACCAGGACGTCTACGTCAACGTGACGGGCGGGGTGCGGGTCGAGGAGCCGGCGGCCGACCTCGGGGTGGCGCTCGCGATAGCCTCCGCGCTGCGGGACAAGCCCGTCGGAAAAGGGACGGCCTGCTTCGGGGAGGTCGGGTTGACCGGGGACGTGAGGTTCGTCTCCGGGGCGCCGCGGCGTACGGGGGAAGTCTTGAAGATGGGGTATGGGCGTATAATCAGGCCCGAAGGAACGTCGGACGAGGGGTTTGATGCAAGAACCAGGAAGGACGCGAGCGTGATCGAGGTCAGTACGCTCGAGGAGGCCGTGGCGGTGGCGCTACTGTGA
- the greA gene encoding transcription elongation factor GreA, with protein sequence MTDRNQELVTPEGLEKLQKELSYLMDVRRKEVADRIRQAREFGDISENSEYDDAKAEQGLLERRISEIQRRVRNAKVVDPSQADASSVDLGTRVTLRGVDGGQERTFQIVGANESDPGSGKLSHASPVGRAVLKRKVGEKVTVSTPRGATEYEIVNVEAAS encoded by the coding sequence ATGACCGACAGAAACCAAGAACTCGTTACCCCCGAGGGGCTGGAGAAGCTTCAGAAGGAGCTCTCTTACCTCATGGACGTCCGTCGCAAGGAGGTTGCCGACCGCATCCGGCAGGCGCGGGAGTTTGGGGACATCTCGGAGAACTCCGAGTACGACGATGCGAAGGCCGAGCAGGGGCTTCTGGAGCGTAGGATCAGCGAGATCCAACGCCGCGTCCGAAACGCGAAGGTCGTGGACCCTTCCCAGGCCGACGCCAGCTCGGTCGACCTCGGGACGCGGGTCACGTTGCGGGGCGTCGACGGCGGTCAGGAGCGGACCTTCCAGATCGTGGGCGCGAACGAGTCCGATCCGGGGAGCGGCAAGCTCTCCCACGCCTCGCCCGTCGGCCGCGCGGTGCTCAAGCGCAAGGTGGGCGAGAAGGTAACGGTCTCGACCCCGCGCGGCGCGACGGAGTACGAGATCGTCAACGTCGAGGCGGCGAGCTAA
- a CDS encoding ATP-dependent Clp protease ATP-binding subunit: MFERFTERARKVVVLAQDEARHFNHNYIGTEHLLLGLLREDEGVAAQALSSLNVTLDEVREQVESIVGYGEEGTGAQAPFTPRSKKVLELALREALQLGHNYIGTEHILLGLVRESEGVAARVLSNLDVDPDKVRREVVRRLGGGRGRSRGGGAGEAAGGRGGVEAKRPKTRQLDQYGRNLTAYAEEEKLDPVIGRNDEIARIMQILVRRTKNNPVIIGEPGVGKTAIVEGLAEEIAEDRVPDILANKEVYTLDLGALVAGSKYRGEFEERLKKIMKEITDHGDIILFIDEIHNLVGAGAAEGAIDAASILKPALARGEIQVIGATTIDEYRKYVEKDKALERRFQTIQVGEPSVEETELILKGLREKYEDHHNIDITDEALKAASQLGDRYIADRFLPDKAIDLVDEAASKMRIKTMSSPPYYREIDEELTQVRTEKEAAIDGQEFEKAARFRDSERKLVAQRRELEKAWREGKVEEKRVSIGENEIAEIVSMWTGIPVKKMTEEESARLLQMEDALHGRVVGQNEAIKAVSRSIRRTFAGIKDPNRPSGSFVFLGPTGVGKTELARTLAEYLFGDQESMIRLDMSEYMERHTVSRLVGSPPGYVGYDEGGQLTEKVRRRPYSVVLFDEIEKAHPDVFNIMLQILEDGQLTDAQGRTVDFKNVVIIMTSNVGAQTINKTQSLGFGGGEEGLSYKEMKGRVTSELRKIFRPELLNRIDEIIVFHKLERAQMREIIEVQVKRFRKQLAEREVTVEFTTEALDKLAEEGYDPAFGARPLRRVLQRMIEDPMSEMILKGEIPNGSKVTIEPNDKSSDDISEDESIVDIKVSQPKEIVKVESE; the protein is encoded by the coding sequence ATGTTCGAACGATTCACGGAGCGGGCCCGCAAGGTCGTGGTGCTCGCGCAGGACGAGGCCCGTCATTTCAACCACAACTACATAGGCACCGAGCACCTGCTCCTCGGCCTCCTTCGCGAGGACGAGGGCGTGGCCGCCCAGGCGCTCTCCTCTCTGAACGTCACCCTCGACGAGGTGCGCGAGCAGGTCGAGAGCATAGTCGGCTACGGTGAAGAGGGGACAGGGGCCCAGGCGCCCTTCACCCCGCGCTCCAAAAAGGTGCTCGAGCTGGCTTTGCGCGAGGCGCTGCAGCTCGGCCACAACTACATAGGCACCGAGCACATCCTGCTTGGCCTGGTGCGCGAGTCCGAGGGTGTGGCGGCGCGCGTGCTCTCGAACCTCGACGTCGACCCGGACAAGGTCAGGCGCGAGGTCGTCCGGCGTCTCGGCGGTGGTCGCGGCAGGAGCCGGGGCGGCGGCGCTGGCGAGGCGGCCGGTGGCCGCGGCGGGGTGGAGGCCAAGCGGCCCAAGACCCGCCAGCTCGACCAGTACGGGCGGAACCTCACGGCCTACGCCGAGGAGGAGAAGCTCGACCCGGTAATCGGGCGGAACGACGAGATCGCGCGCATCATGCAGATCCTCGTCCGCCGCACCAAGAACAACCCCGTCATCATCGGCGAGCCCGGCGTCGGCAAGACCGCCATCGTCGAGGGGCTTGCCGAGGAGATAGCCGAGGATAGGGTCCCGGACATCCTCGCCAACAAAGAGGTCTACACGCTCGACCTCGGGGCGCTGGTCGCGGGCTCCAAGTACAGGGGTGAGTTCGAGGAGCGGCTCAAGAAGATAATGAAGGAGATCACCGACCACGGCGACATCATCCTGTTCATCGACGAGATCCATAACCTCGTCGGGGCGGGTGCGGCCGAGGGCGCGATCGACGCCGCTTCCATCCTGAAGCCGGCTCTCGCCCGGGGTGAGATCCAGGTTATAGGTGCCACGACCATCGACGAGTACCGCAAGTACGTCGAGAAGGACAAGGCGCTGGAGCGTCGCTTCCAGACCATCCAGGTCGGCGAGCCGTCCGTCGAGGAGACGGAGCTCATCCTCAAGGGCCTGCGCGAGAAGTACGAGGACCACCACAACATCGACATCACAGACGAGGCCTTGAAGGCCGCCTCGCAGCTCGGTGACCGGTACATCGCCGACAGGTTCCTGCCCGACAAGGCAATAGACCTCGTCGACGAGGCGGCCTCCAAGATGAGGATCAAGACCATGTCTTCGCCGCCTTACTACCGCGAGATCGACGAGGAGCTCACCCAGGTCCGCACGGAGAAGGAAGCGGCTATCGACGGCCAGGAGTTCGAGAAGGCCGCCCGCTTCCGCGATTCGGAGCGCAAGCTCGTCGCCCAGCGTAGAGAGCTCGAGAAGGCCTGGCGCGAGGGCAAGGTCGAGGAGAAGCGGGTCTCCATCGGCGAGAACGAGATCGCGGAGATCGTCTCTATGTGGACGGGCATCCCGGTCAAGAAGATGACCGAGGAGGAGTCCGCGAGGCTCTTGCAGATGGAGGATGCGCTGCACGGCCGCGTGGTCGGGCAGAACGAGGCCATCAAGGCCGTCTCCCGCTCTATTCGCCGCACCTTCGCCGGCATCAAGGACCCGAACCGGCCCTCCGGCTCGTTCGTCTTCCTCGGCCCCACGGGCGTCGGTAAGACGGAGCTCGCGAGGACGCTGGCCGAGTACCTCTTCGGCGACCAGGAGTCAATGATCCGGCTCGACATGTCCGAGTACATGGAGCGCCACACGGTCTCGCGTCTGGTCGGCTCGCCGCCCGGATACGTCGGCTACGACGAGGGCGGGCAGCTCACCGAGAAGGTCAGGCGCCGTCCGTACAGCGTCGTTCTCTTCGACGAGATCGAGAAGGCCCACCCGGACGTCTTCAACATCATGTTGCAGATCCTCGAGGACGGGCAGCTCACCGACGCCCAAGGGCGCACCGTCGACTTCAAGAACGTCGTGATCATCATGACCTCCAACGTCGGGGCCCAGACGATCAACAAGACTCAGTCCCTGGGCTTCGGCGGGGGCGAAGAGGGGCTCTCCTACAAGGAGATGAAGGGCCGCGTAACGAGCGAGTTGCGCAAGATCTTCCGTCCCGAGCTCCTGAACAGGATCGACGAGATCATCGTCTTCCACAAGCTGGAGCGGGCGCAGATGCGCGAGATCATCGAGGTCCAGGTCAAGCGCTTCCGCAAGCAGCTCGCCGAGCGCGAGGTCACGGTCGAGTTCACGACCGAGGCCCTGGACAAGCTCGCCGAGGAGGGCTACGACCCGGCGTTCGGGGCGAGGCCTTTGCGCCGCGTGCTGCAGCGCATGATCGAAGACCCCATGAGCGAGATGATCCTCAAGGGCGAGATCCCCAACGGCTCCAAGGTGACCATCGAGCCGAACGACAAGTCTTCAGACGACATCTCCGAGGACGAGTCGATAGTGGACATCAAGGTCAGCCAGCCCAAGGAGATCGTCAAGGTCGAGTCCGAGTAA
- a CDS encoding glutamate--tRNA ligase, whose amino-acid sequence MAEPKTRFAPSPTGMLHLGGARTALFNFLFAKYHGGGLLLRIEDTDRSRSTRDFEAALLEDLEWLGLSFDEGPYRQSERGESYEEGIENLTQAGLTYESADQDGRRALYFRPPDRSGTFRDALRGEVPFSRVEDFVIRKSDGTPSYNFAAVVDDANMNISHVIRGEEHLPNTGRQVLLYRALGLAEPGFVHLGVILGPDGKKLSKRHGAASVADYRQEGYLPEALINHLALLGWTHPAGKEDFADLDELVREWDPSRLGASPSTFDIDRLLFFDARHIRRLSPDELRRRVEPFLDGPLPEGREAAALEVIREEARVLSDAPRLLDEIMAPIDPATFLEELPDSATEVFAHTATMLECRSLSDVSEARDIVQELRAWAKERSMKIRDLLHPLRLALTGKNRGPEMGLVLAVLGTKEARKRIKYAKDGVRSKPSAEEFD is encoded by the coding sequence ATGGCGGAGCCGAAGACGCGCTTCGCCCCGAGCCCGACTGGGATGCTCCACCTCGGCGGCGCCCGTACGGCCCTCTTCAACTTCCTCTTCGCGAAGTACCACGGCGGCGGGCTCCTCCTCCGCATCGAGGACACGGACCGGTCCCGGAGCACGCGCGATTTCGAGGCCGCGCTTCTCGAAGACCTCGAATGGCTAGGCCTCTCCTTCGACGAAGGTCCGTACCGCCAGAGCGAACGCGGGGAGTCGTACGAAGAGGGGATTGAGAACCTAACGCAAGCGGGCCTGACCTACGAGAGCGCGGACCAGGACGGCCGGCGGGCGCTCTACTTCCGTCCGCCTGACAGGAGCGGGACGTTTCGTGACGCCTTGCGTGGCGAGGTCCCGTTCAGCCGGGTGGAGGACTTCGTGATCCGGAAGTCCGACGGCACCCCTTCCTACAACTTCGCCGCGGTGGTAGACGACGCGAACATGAACATCTCGCACGTCATCCGGGGCGAGGAGCACCTCCCGAACACCGGCCGCCAAGTCCTCCTGTACCGGGCGCTCGGCCTCGCGGAGCCGGGCTTCGTCCACCTCGGCGTCATCCTCGGCCCCGACGGCAAGAAGCTCTCCAAACGCCACGGCGCCGCCAGCGTCGCCGACTACCGGCAGGAAGGTTACTTGCCGGAAGCCCTCATCAACCACCTCGCGCTCCTCGGCTGGACCCACCCGGCGGGCAAAGAAGACTTCGCCGACCTGGACGAACTGGTTCGTGAGTGGGACCCTTCGCGTCTCGGCGCGAGCCCGTCCACCTTCGACATCGACCGCCTGCTCTTCTTCGACGCCAGGCACATCAGAAGGTTGTCGCCAGACGAACTTCGCCGGCGCGTCGAGCCGTTCTTAGACGGTCCGTTGCCGGAGGGGCGGGAGGCGGCGGCTCTGGAGGTGATCCGGGAGGAGGCCCGCGTGCTCTCCGACGCCCCCCGTCTGCTGGACGAGATCATGGCTCCAATAGACCCCGCGACTTTCCTGGAAGAACTGCCGGACTCCGCCACGGAGGTCTTTGCCCACACGGCGACGATGCTCGAATGCCGATCCCTCTCGGACGTGAGCGAAGCAAGGGATATTGTCCAGGAACTGCGCGCCTGGGCAAAGGAGCGGAGCATGAAGATCCGTGACCTGTTGCACCCGCTACGCCTGGCCCTCACGGGCAAGAACAGGGGGCCTGAGATGGGGCTGGTGCTCGCAGTGCTCGGTACCAAAGAAGCTCGAAAGCGGATCAAGTATGCAAAGGATGGAGTTCGGAGCAAACCGTCCGCCGAGGAGTTCGACTGA
- the ispD gene encoding 2-C-methyl-D-erythritol 4-phosphate cytidylyltransferase, whose protein sequence is MANAMANPPAVALVLAGGLGTRMGRPKQFLTLRGRPALYHTLRAFEEADSVGRVYAVGDRPRVESLAKEAGISKYVGCAEPGPFRQLSTKSGLLLCEEDPETVVLVHDGSRCLVTPDLIDRIVGAATAEDHPDGVVPATPVSDTIKVARGGEVVKTLDRTELRAVQTPQAFRLGLLRRLHEAPDEYLGAATDDASLVERNGGRVLLIEGDKTNIKLTSPEDLVLAEAILAAREGDPRPGAST, encoded by the coding sequence TTGGCGAACGCCATGGCGAACCCTCCCGCTGTAGCGCTCGTGCTGGCCGGCGGGCTCGGCACCCGCATGGGCCGACCCAAACAGTTCCTGACCCTCCGCGGTAGGCCAGCGCTCTACCACACGCTTCGGGCCTTCGAGGAGGCGGACTCGGTCGGCAGGGTCTACGCCGTCGGCGACCGGCCCCGCGTCGAGTCGCTCGCGAAGGAGGCCGGCATCTCGAAGTACGTCGGTTGCGCCGAGCCGGGTCCCTTCCGGCAGTTGTCCACCAAGAGCGGGCTCTTACTCTGCGAGGAGGACCCCGAGACCGTCGTCCTCGTGCACGACGGCTCGCGCTGCCTCGTCACCCCTGACCTCATAGACCGTATCGTGGGGGCCGCGACGGCCGAAGACCATCCCGACGGCGTCGTGCCTGCGACCCCCGTCTCGGACACCATAAAAGTCGCGCGGGGCGGCGAGGTCGTGAAGACGCTCGACCGGACGGAGCTCCGGGCCGTCCAGACCCCGCAGGCGTTCCGTCTCGGTCTGTTGCGGCGGCTCCACGAGGCGCCCGACGAGTACCTCGGCGCGGCAACCGACGACGCCTCACTCGTCGAGCGGAACGGGGGGCGGGTGCTCTTGATCGAGGGCGACAAAACGAACATAAAGCTGACCTCGCCCGAAGATCTTGTGCTCGCCGAGGCGATACTCGCCGCGCGCGAAGGGGACCCACGACCAGGAGCGTCTACCTGA
- a CDS encoding DUF4352 domain-containing protein codes for MLAGVGAIVGFALVGGDDTKAPQASANEPAPAKDPEPASEEAGGNTEASQPSTEQDLGIGDSIEAEGVEATLNGVRILPTTDLDQPIENPDNRFLAADLTFENVSDEAVSVSSLLEFVLKNEEGYSASQTVHTQQKGLAEGEIAPDEKASGEIVYEVPPESRGLQLDYKPFASGGTYTWTIGDAQGIATAPQPEEATSPTPEPTTAASPASETEVAGAAEDYYQAVDREDWAYTYANLDAATRALYPEDEWYLKNQYFADTEGLKLSTIDVVVENSTSDPEVGVTVYRTFKDGTSINRYTLFVQEDGAWKHRFTEEENAIFEPGVPYEEFVAGSSASATADSSASAAADGDINCDEVSQAQAQAILESDGSDPNDLDGDDNGTACDG; via the coding sequence GTGCTGGCCGGCGTAGGCGCCATAGTGGGCTTCGCCCTCGTCGGCGGCGACGATACAAAGGCCCCGCAAGCCTCGGCCAACGAACCGGCACCCGCGAAAGACCCGGAGCCGGCAAGTGAGGAGGCCGGTGGCAACACCGAAGCCTCCCAACCTTCGACCGAGCAGGATCTCGGCATCGGCGACTCCATCGAGGCCGAGGGCGTAGAGGCGACCTTGAACGGGGTGCGTATCCTGCCGACCACGGACCTAGACCAGCCCATCGAGAACCCGGACAATCGCTTTCTCGCCGCGGACCTCACCTTCGAGAACGTCTCGGATGAGGCCGTCTCCGTATCGAGCCTGCTGGAGTTCGTGCTCAAGAACGAGGAGGGCTATTCCGCCTCCCAGACCGTCCACACCCAGCAAAAGGGGCTGGCCGAAGGCGAGATAGCCCCGGACGAGAAGGCGAGCGGCGAGATCGTCTACGAGGTACCACCCGAATCCAGGGGCCTCCAACTGGACTACAAACCGTTCGCCAGCGGCGGCACCTACACCTGGACCATCGGCGACGCGCAGGGCATAGCCACCGCGCCCCAACCCGAAGAAGCCACGTCACCTACCCCCGAACCCACGACGGCCGCCTCGCCAGCCTCCGAAACCGAAGTCGCCGGGGCGGCCGAGGACTACTACCAGGCCGTCGATCGCGAGGACTGGGCCTACACTTACGCCAACCTCGACGCCGCCACCAGGGCGCTCTACCCGGAGGACGAGTGGTACCTCAAGAACCAGTACTTCGCCGACACCGAGGGCCTGAAGCTGTCCACCATAGACGTCGTAGTAGAGAACTCCACCTCGGACCCCGAGGTCGGCGTCACCGTCTACAGGACCTTCAAGGACGGCACCTCCATAAACCGCTACACCCTCTTCGTCCAGGAGGACGGCGCCTGGAAGCACCGCTTCACCGAAGAAGAGAACGCCATCTTCGAGCCGGGCGTCCCCTACGAAGAGTTCGTCGCGGGGAGCAGCGCCTCGGCAACAGCCGATTCCTCCGCCTCGGCAGCCGCGGACGGCGACATCAACTGCGACGAGGTAAGCCAGGCGCAGGCTCAGGCGATCCTGGAGAGCGACGGCAGCGACCCGAACGACCTCGACGGCGACGACAACGGCACGGCCTGCGACGGTTAG
- the lysS gene encoding lysine--tRNA ligase, with protein sequence MGDTGIPVPSWAERVADRLGGGPHVVVTGISPSGHIHNLREVLVAEAVANALRNRGEEVRFVFHADTIDPLRKVAPGVPESYEEYFGHSLSRVPDPEGCHASYSDHFLVPFEEALHEMGMDIEVLRSHELYEDGVYTDVTREAIEHTERLRGILQEASGREMPGHWSPYLPRRTSGKLTGARVLEHLPEEHCVVFVDEDGFEETADYSKGEGKLGWRVELAARWKALGVTFEPFGKDHTSRGGSTDTADRMSREVFHYPIPGRFEYEWNYIKGQGAMSSSKGIVLLPKDLLKIMPPDALRRLFLGRDPARAIELDLWEGFPRFMDEFNEETGGSEVPFNHLALVAQTVGEDVEAAATMLRRGGYEGAAGDPEQLAQDLYYARNWARDWAPESMRIGLLEPEESREFAAGLDAEQREYLGAVAASLGPEMGGDEVQDLLYSTAVGRGLKPKRAFAAVYKTLLGKTSGPKAGPFIAGLPPEEVHRRFLGS encoded by the coding sequence ATGGGCGACACCGGCATCCCCGTACCCTCATGGGCCGAGAGGGTGGCCGACAGGCTGGGCGGCGGCCCTCACGTGGTCGTCACCGGCATAAGCCCCTCCGGCCACATCCACAACCTGCGCGAGGTCCTGGTCGCCGAAGCCGTGGCGAACGCCCTCAGGAACAGGGGCGAAGAGGTCCGCTTCGTCTTCCACGCGGACACCATAGACCCCTTGCGCAAGGTGGCCCCCGGGGTTCCGGAGAGCTACGAGGAGTATTTCGGCCACAGCCTCTCGCGCGTCCCGGACCCGGAGGGCTGCCACGCGTCCTACTCCGACCACTTCCTCGTCCCGTTCGAGGAGGCGCTTCACGAGATGGGCATGGACATAGAGGTCCTCCGCTCGCACGAGCTGTACGAGGACGGCGTCTACACGGACGTCACGCGCGAGGCGATCGAGCACACGGAGCGGTTGCGCGGCATCCTTCAGGAGGCAAGCGGGCGCGAGATGCCCGGACACTGGTCACCGTACCTGCCGCGCAGGACCTCCGGAAAGTTGACCGGCGCCCGCGTTCTGGAGCACCTGCCCGAGGAGCACTGCGTCGTCTTCGTTGACGAGGACGGTTTCGAGGAGACCGCCGACTACTCGAAAGGGGAGGGCAAGCTCGGCTGGCGGGTCGAGCTCGCGGCGCGGTGGAAGGCGCTCGGCGTCACGTTCGAGCCTTTCGGCAAGGACCACACCAGCCGCGGGGGCTCGACCGACACGGCGGACAGGATGAGCCGCGAGGTCTTCCATTACCCGATCCCCGGCCGCTTCGAGTACGAGTGGAACTACATAAAGGGCCAGGGCGCGATGAGCAGCTCCAAGGGCATAGTGCTCCTGCCGAAGGACCTGCTGAAGATCATGCCGCCCGACGCTCTGCGGCGCCTCTTCCTGGGCCGCGACCCGGCCCGCGCCATCGAGCTGGACCTCTGGGAAGGCTTTCCCCGCTTCATGGACGAGTTCAACGAGGAGACGGGGGGGAGCGAGGTCCCTTTCAACCACCTCGCGCTCGTCGCCCAGACGGTAGGAGAGGACGTCGAAGCGGCGGCCACGATGCTCCGGCGCGGGGGCTACGAAGGGGCGGCCGGGGACCCCGAGCAGCTCGCGCAGGACCTCTACTACGCCCGCAACTGGGCGCGCGACTGGGCGCCCGAATCCATGAGGATCGGGCTTTTAGAGCCGGAGGAGTCGCGCGAGTTCGCGGCCGGGCTCGACGCGGAGCAGCGCGAGTACCTCGGCGCCGTCGCCGCGAGCCTCGGGCCGGAGATGGGCGGGGACGAGGTGCAGGACCTTCTCTACTCAACCGCCGTCGGACGCGGCCTGAAGCCCAAGCGGGCCTTCGCCGCCGTCTACAAGACGCTGCTCGGCAAGACCAGCGGGCCGAAGGCCGGGCCGTTTATAGCGGGCTTGCCGCCCGAGGAGGTGCATCGGAGGTTCTTAGGTTCTTAG